A single region of the Sorghum bicolor cultivar BTx623 chromosome 7, Sorghum_bicolor_NCBIv3, whole genome shotgun sequence genome encodes:
- the LOC110437044 gene encoding putative F-box/LRR-repeat protein 9: MAASSSNRHHRPHLVDQGLPPVQQLLLLPTGVEDETRDWAELPLDALLSVLRRLDAVDVLMGPGHVCRPWRRVTQEEPDLWRNIDMRHHGKLANGVDLQPAARAAVRRSSGRCEAFWAQSFGVDRDQFFFFLADALH; the protein is encoded by the exons ATGGCAGCGTCTTCTTCCAACAGACATCACCGTCCTCACCTTGTTGATCAGGGGCTGCCTCCGGTGCAGCAGCTGCTACTGCTACCTACCGGTGTGGAGGACGAGACAagggattgggcggagctgccgcTGGACGCGCTGCTGTCCGTGCTTCGCCGGCTGGATGCCGTCGACGTCCTCATGGGGCCAGGCCATGTGTGCCGGCCCTGGCGCCGCGTCACGCAAGAGGAGCCCGACCTGTGGCGCAACATCGACATGCGCCACCATGGCAAGCTAGCCAACGGCGTCGACCTCCAGCCAGCGGCGCGCGCTGCCGTGAGGCGCAGCTCGGGCCGGTGCGAGGCCTTCTGGGCTCAGAGCTTTGGCGTCGACCGTGACcagttcttcttcttccttgcagACGC ATTACATTGA
- the LOC110437043 gene encoding proline-rich receptor-like protein kinase PERK9 isoform X1, protein MWPKNRLTLSPSSPRSSLSPRAPPLPRPCAALTPRRAPRPAQPRAQQPAPTLRRAPPRPRPSSLSDPPRRSLEVSAGRPRSALPTRIPWLSSKKTRRRLQIPPLVPVEEASFVHSEPPQDGSAPPVVSSDMEVLHDKVKKQVIKEGHGRKPIKFATCFACIGGGIQPCRRVARIARRAMHTWTVAGIASWGVPTLADIALDGRRELSLKLFFIY, encoded by the exons ATGTGGCCCAAAAACCGTCTAACCCTATCCCCATCCTCTCCACGCAGCTCTCTGTCTCCACGCGCGCCACCCTTGCCCCGACCCTGCGCCGCCCTGACCCCGCGCCGCGCGCCGCGTCCAGCCCAGCCCCGCGCGCAGCAGCCGGCCCCGACCCTGCGCCGCGCGCCGCCTCGACCCCGACCAAGTTCACTATCCGACCCGCCGCGCCGCAGTCTAGAAGTCTCTGCCGGCCGTCCGCGCTCTGCTCTCCCCACCCGCATCCCATGGCTGTCGTCGAAGAAGACGCGGCGCCGTCTGCAGATCCCGCCGCTG GTTCCAGTGGAAGAGGCTTCTTTCGTGCATTCTGAACCTCCCCAGGATGGCAGCGCCCCACCCGTGGTTTCCTCTGACATGGAGGTGCTTCATGACAAGGTTAAGAAGCAAGTCATCAAAGAAGGCCATGGCAGGAAGCCCATCAAGTTCGCGACGTGCTTTG catGCATCGGGGGCGGCATCCAACCATGTCGGAGGGTCGCCAGGATCGCACGACGTGCTATGCACACATGGACCGTCGCCGGGATCGCAAGCTGGGGCGTCCCAACCCTCGCCGACATCGCACTGGACGGTCGTCGTGAGCTGTCTTTGAAgttgttttttatatattgA
- the LOC110437043 gene encoding uncharacterized protein LOC110437043 isoform X2, producing the protein MASLPLPRWNLAITLPASGPRLWRREWWSTLTLTGIAAKDWDSIAKKEKLDVPVEEASFVHSEPPQDGSAPPVVSSDMEVLHDKVKKQVIKEGHGRKPIKFATCFACIGGGIQPCRRVARIARRAMHTWTVAGIASWGVPTLADIALDGRRELSLKLFFIY; encoded by the exons ATGGCCAGTTTGCCTTTACCACGGTGGAATCTGGCAATTACCTTGCCTGCTTCTGGACCGAGACTCTGGAGAAGGGAATGGTGGTCAACCTTAACCTTAACAGGGATCGCAGCAAAGGACTGGGACTCCATTGCTAAGAAAGAGAAGCTTGAT GTTCCAGTGGAAGAGGCTTCTTTCGTGCATTCTGAACCTCCCCAGGATGGCAGCGCCCCACCCGTGGTTTCCTCTGACATGGAGGTGCTTCATGACAAGGTTAAGAAGCAAGTCATCAAAGAAGGCCATGGCAGGAAGCCCATCAAGTTCGCGACGTGCTTTG catGCATCGGGGGCGGCATCCAACCATGTCGGAGGGTCGCCAGGATCGCACGACGTGCTATGCACACATGGACCGTCGCCGGGATCGCAAGCTGGGGCGTCCCAACCCTCGCCGACATCGCACTGGACGGTCGTCGTGAGCTGTCTTTGAAgttgttttttatatattgA
- the LOC110437045 gene encoding uncharacterized protein LOC110437045 encodes MNGTKKRKSRAKKGKAGRPPGSSKRQKVAEQGSPENNSPVTASQFSSAIVELEGTSQINTSPGPVTRRQSLLAMVEVGGSNQITTSFGPVTTSQTGEEALNIVTTPTKSPARRRIGLKKKLTPRKGRNSAT; translated from the exons ATGAATGGAACAAAGAAAAG GAAAAGCCGAGCTAAAAAGGGGAAGGCTGGGAGGCCTCCAGGCTCTAGCAAAAGGCAGAAAGTTGCTGAGCAAGGAAGTCCAGAGAACAACAGTCCTGTGACAGCAAG tCAATTCTCATCGGCCATAGTAGAGCTAGAAGGCACAAGTCAAATCAACACTTCTCCTGGTCCTGTGACAAGAAG GCAATCACTTTTAGCAATGGTGGAGGTAGGAGGGTCAAACCAAATCACTACAAGTTTTGGACCTGTAACAACAAG CCAAACCGGAGAAGAGGCACTAAATATTGTTACCACTCCCACCAAGTCTCCAGCAAGGCGTCGGATAGGACTTAAGAAAAAGCTCACTCCAAGGAAGGGAAGAAATAGTGCTACCTGA
- the LOC8075281 gene encoding putative F-box/LRR-repeat protein 23 produces MLEELELSLHSGVVTTSSFFSLAETCNAAAEACPLLKRFRLNKYCFHWRSGIGDSEATEIGKMRGLQFLQLFGNSLGNDGLTTILRGCVRLESLDVRHCFNVEINDQVRAECARLQTLRLPDDSVDDYDLSFGSPERGIPDFYRNVGDPDDDPDPTGNPGSWWYFR; encoded by the coding sequence ATGCTTGAGGAGCTGGAACTGTCACTCCACTCAGGCGTCGTCACCACATCCAGCTTCTTCAGCCTCGCTGAGACCTGCAACGCAGCGGCCGAGGCCTGCCCGCTCCTGAAGCGCTTCCGGCTGAACAAATACTGCTTCCACTGGCGGTCCGGCATCGGCGACAGCGAAGCCACGGAGATCGGGAAGATGCGCGGCCTCCAGTTCCTGCAACTCTTCGGCAACAGCCTTGGCAACGACGGCCTCACGACAATCCTCCGTGGCTGCGTGCGTCTCGAGTCTCTCGACGTCCGCCATTGCTTCAACGTCGAGATCAACGATCAGGTGCGAGCGGAGTGTGCCAGGCTGCAAACGCTGAGGCTACCGGACGACTCTGTTGACGACTACGACCTCAGTTTCGGCAGTCCTGAACGAGGGATCCCAGATTTTTATAGGAACGTCGGTGATCCTGATGATGATCCGGATCCGACGGGTAATCCCGGATCATGGTGGTACTTCCGCTAA